In the Scatophagus argus isolate fScaArg1 chromosome 11, fScaArg1.pri, whole genome shotgun sequence genome, ttctaGATGTTGGGGGGTATTCCCTGGCAGGTCTATTTTCAACGGGTTCTTTCTGCCTCTTCAGCTACCTATGCCCAGGTCCTTTCCTTCCTCGCCGCCTTCGGCTGCCTGGTCATGGCCGTCCCCTCTGTCCTCATAGGAGCTATAGGGGCCTCCACtggtaaatacacacacacacacacacacacacacacacacacacacacacacacacgaccttTGCAAGACCTCTGACCCCAACTCTCAATTCACATCAGTCACTTGGATGTTGACACTTTCAAGAGATGCACTCTATTTAATCCTGTCGTTTCAGAGCAGGGAAGTTGACAGTTTGGTTTTGAAATGAGAAAGCAGAGCTCATTCTACATTACTCTAAAAGCTAACAGCCCCTAAAACAGCAATAAATAGTATCTGTGTCCTGATCCTGATGAATAGTATCTAACATGCAacttatatttatttgttaggtTGTAAAATAAGTTTTGATTCAGTGTTAATCAAATAACCCTATGAACCCTATGAATAACTGTTTAATTATATGCctgcaaatgagacaaaatgacaaaattgcAGAGTCACAGAGtattttttattctgcacaCTCAGTCAagctctgtgttgcagctgTTAAATCACAGACAGATGCAAACATATCAGACACTGATCCATGaatgatgtgcacacacacacacacattgattaAGCAGTTAATGAAACATCACAGGACAATCGAAACATCCAGGATTCTGATCTTTTAGTCAAACAGGAAAGTGCGATCAAAGGGGAACACAATGCATTCCTGGGTTGTTTATAGCCCAGCAGCcgttttttttccagatgtgtAAATGCAGATGCATAGAGTATCTGGGGGGTAAACAACATCAGACGGATGCTGTCACGACTGGCAAAGGGGAGAGCCATCAGACCATGCCGATTTAGTGAATATTACATCTGAAGAGGCGCTAATTAATCTCCTCCGTCTGAAGTTGTTTCATGTATAACAGGCACTAATCAAGTACTGCTTGTGAATATCCAGGGAAGGGAGAATATGTGCACCCCTGGAGGATAAAGAGAAGGATGAAAAAAGTGGCAGAAAGATGGAAGAATGTCAGAGGATTGAGAAATGCAAGAACAAATGTCCCAGTGAATGGGAGGATGAGACAACAGTGTGGAGTGGAGAATGGGTGAAGTTTGATGAATATGAAGGGCAGTAGAATAGCTTCACTATGGAGTTAGACCTGCTACCTTCAGTTCAGTATAAGATATTCATGATTCCCAGTTGgtgaatcctactgactttgatGGTTTTTATAACCATCATTAGGTGCTGATTTATAATTTTCACTTAAATATTTTATCAACTATTGGTGAAATTTGGTACACAAAttgatatttccctcaggatggtcacacagcaccatcatcaggtaaGCATTTCAATTTGTCCAGTACAGGTTTATAAACATATACTTTCaaatcagcttcagctgtactttgtgtctCATCACAGTTAGCATGTTGGCTGGTCCTGACATTTTACCTCAAAGCAGTGCTGTGTACAGCCCCAGAGAGCTGCTACCATGGCTGTAGGCTTTATAATCCCCAAATTTGCACATATTCAGCGGTTCGCCATGAAAAATAACACGCCAAAATCCATTCAAACTTCTGTATTTAATCAGTGCAAAATGTCTCATTAGAACCAATgacttcacacacatgcattaatCATTGTTAATGAAGTGATTATTAATCAAATTTAcaattaaaatgcaattaaataaCATAATGCATTCTTCAATATTAgctcatatttcatatttggaCCAATGGTCCAATAGGCAGAAACCAGTGTATTAAGCATAGTTAATATTGCATGGATCTCATATGTTCAATCAGCAACCATTATTCAAGGAATCAACAGTAAGGCACTATATATTTCAGTAAGCAGACATGTGAAGCCctttttgtttcacagcaaCTAAAACAGATGAATCAACAAGGAGCAAAATTAAGCCCTTTGTCTGGAAAGCTAAGGGATCATGTAAAGCCTGTGTCTAGTTATGTTGCGGTTCAGCCTCACACAAGTCGCTGTGTCAGACGGGGGATGTTCTGTCCAATAATTGAGGAAAATACTGGCACTTACACCATTCCTGTACTCAAATGCAGAGGATATTACTGATCAGTTCATAACAAgtccaaaaatattttgtctatTGTTCCAATTTATTCTTCTAGACTGGAACCAGACTACTTATGGGTCCCTCCCTCCGAAGGATAAGGATCAGTCAGATATGATCCTTCCCATTGTGCTCCAGCACCTTTGCCCACCCTACATTTCCTTCTTTGGTCTGGGGGCGGTGTCGGCTGCGGTCATGTCTTCAGCAGACTCTTCCATTCTCTCAGCCAGCTCCATGTTTGCCAGGAATATCTATCAGCTCGCCTTTCGGCAATCGGTAAGTATGCCCAAAATAAAACTAGCAACCATCTGCATAGTTTGAGCCATTGATTGCAAGCATCAGTCAAATAAGTAATTAGTCAGTTCTGGTTCCAACTCAGCGATTGACAAATGTGTCACATTATTACTTTATTGTTACTTAAAAATCCAGACCCCAAACCAGACAACAGTCAAATTTAAGAGCTCAGACTCAAACCTTCCTTCAAAATTAAAGCCAATTATGTATTCATCCTATCCTCATATGAAACATGCTTGATGTTACGGCGGAAATTCCCAGGGCACATTCATGACACATCACAAGCAGGGTGGAGCAGGGTTTTTAGCTCCTCCACAGACTCCATCACTGTAGCATGTGGTTGTGTGCAGCCATGTCTGAGGAGATTcagtcagcttcactgtgtgctTACTGAGCTAACCCAAGTGATAATGCAGTTGCAGGGTTTGTAAGCATAGGCTATATTGCTGAATTAATTAACTAGATTGTATTTACTACAGGATGATTTATTACCAGTAAGTCAGTAAAAACACCCACATGGTTGCTATGCTGCGTGGCATTGTTTCTGGTATAATAAGGTATTTATCATGAAAtttaagacaagacaagacaactttatttgtgtagcccatttttacaagcagtttgtctcaaagggcttaaaTTTAATTAGcgaatgttagcatgctaagctaagatgaTGACAGTGGTGAACATTACGTCCTTTATTTGATCCGTCTTGTTCTACCTCCCCATTCTCCACCTTGTCTTTTTCACAGTTTATATTTGCTACTTCaatcttattttctttcctgtcttctcCAGGCCTCAGATACTGAGATTGTTTGGGTGATGCGCATCACCATCTTTGTATTTGGAGCTCTTGCCACTGCTATGGCCTTGTTAACAGGATCAGTGTATGGCCTATGGTACCTGAGCTCTGACTTGGTCTACGTCATCATCTTTCCCCAGCTTCTTAGCGTGTTATTCGTCAAGGGCACCAATACTTACGGGTCTGTGGCTGCATATATAGTTGGTCTTCTGCTGCGCATTGGTGGAGGGGAGCCCTACCTCAAACTTCCTCCCTTCATCTACTACCCCGGTTGGGTCGTCCAGGAGAAAATCCACCACCTCACAGGGGAAGTGGAGCACTTTGTCCAGCAGAGGTTTCCGTTCAAGTCCATGTCCATGGTGGCATCCTTCTTGGCTAATGTGGTCTTTTCATACCTGACAAAGTACCTATTCGAAAGTGGTATGTTGTCACACAAATACGACTTCATGGATGCCGTGGTGTCCAAGCATAGCAAGGAGATCATGGATAAAGCCACGCTGGTGAGCAACCATGATAGTATCATTCTTTCAGAGATGGCGCCCGTCAACCAGAGCCTGGGGGCATCTCTCGCTGGGACATTCACCAACACTGAGGTCCTGAGTGATGATGGGTCATCTAGTCCAGAAGCTTTTCACAATGAAAAATAGGCAACAAAGGCACAAAGAAAAGTAATACCAAGGAATTTGAAGAAGAAGGAATTATCAAAGAGGCATCGACATTCTTCAGGGAACTTGCTACTGCCACACTGGAGGCCAAATCAACAGAAATTTGCTGTGAATTTGCTTCCAAGTGACTCCACAAGTTTGTTTTATGCTGATGACGTGGTGCCTCCTTCTTTCTTAAGATCCCTTGCATAGAACTGTTGACTATCAATCCGCTGTATCAAGCATACCATACTCattcttgtgtctttttttatcATGACTCTGTAAATCTACAACCACTACTACCAGTTTAATTTATGTGCTGCTACAGTAATCAGAGGGACTCCAgtggatatacagtatgtgacaaCATCAACAAGGGTTTGCTATGGGTAATGAGAATAGTGCAATATCTAACCAAGGCACTGTGTCCACATCTAcatagcagtgtgtgtgtgtgtgtgtgtgtgtgtgtgtgttgatgtacatgcacatgtgtaCATCTGACAACAAAGCAGCATCAAGTGAATGCCGCAGAAACTTTTCAGACTTTAAGTTTTACATTTGCGTAGAATAAATTTATTAATAGAGCAATAACATTTTTAGGATCTTTGTTGTGTAGCAAGATACACTGTACTGAAATCATTGTTTTTAACATGTGCATCGATTGATGAAATtgataattgtttttttaattttatttattgagcttattttgtgttttctgttagcCTTGCTACCTTGCTCTTAATCCTCCTGTCATACTTGCTAATTCACACATAAAGAGCCGCGTTAAGAACCACGTACCCCCATAATTTCACCAAACCGTTGACTCGCCAAACAGTAGGTCAATTTTGGATGATTCTGCAAGACCCCAggttacatttttttaagaCTCACTGCCAATAATTAAATTCATTATTCCTACAATATCCCTGTGCTGGAATGGAATTACAATATGGCCAAGGTACAAACTGATAAATGTAAGACCCAAcactcactctccttttagctctgttttattctccaccaactcctgagggaaatatctgtctctttagccCTTCATCACAATGGTATATAGTGATCAGAGCTTTTTTCTCTTAACAGAAGCTGGAGACATGGTTAAttaatgagagcagtgagggaaaacaaaagttaaaaagttgTGGCTCAGAAAATCAAGACAACAAGCTGAAAGGCACTAAAACACTCCACAGAGCTGAGGTCATTAGACATTCAATCCAGCTGTTGAATGAAAAATTTTGATTAGACCAGCTTCAATGAAAGATAAGAGTTACAGTTGAACAGATAAAAGTCTGCATTAATTTGTCTCCACATTTTTGGCACTGAACACTTTTTGCAGTGGATGCAAACTATGACCATGAACAGTATGAATACACACCATGCAGATGTAGGCTGACGTTATCGcaatatcagattttcattttgcGATTGTTATGTAGAAAAGAATTCACAGTATTATTGCAGCTATAgaaattttttttaagcatacaaaaagaacattttcacttcATGAATACTGATAAACACAAGATCCATAAGGCGTAACATCTGCACTGGATTACTGACACCATATTGTCATCAATGTTTCTTTATGCAATatcaatatttgatttttttaatatcacagttATCAATACGAATATATCAAGACACCCTAAATGTACACAGACTCAAATGTCCAGCATATGCtcagattttttaaaacatgtctcCTGCGTACCTCCCAGGCAGCCATTGGCTTCCATTTATTGCCATACATTGTAAAAATCAATTTGCAATCACTTACGATTGTGTAGTACATCTTTGAATTAATGTGCATTTACAACTGACAACACAAGCACATCTGAAGCTCATATAAAAATGACTGGAATCCGATGGCAGCATAGAGAGTTCAGTGATCTATAAACACTACAGCACCTTTGATTGGCAGAACTAATATGCTGAATATTAGTTTATCGCTATCCCTGAAGATATTTTGgaatatgtgtgtctgtgtgatggtTTGTTTGCTCTAACTGAACCTCTATTGACTGTGCAGCCACAGCAGGTtagcagagacaggaaatgattgTTCCTCCCGGGATGGTGTCAGAAGCACCGGTCATTATTGATCCAATCCCCACTTAATTAGCCCTCAGGACATTTGATTAATGCTGCAAAGAGGTTTGAAACTATGGTTTGTTAGagtttgttttacagtgtgttaTATTCAGAGATGAAATATAGTGGTTGAGCACCCTCATACATACAATAAACTCCTGGCTGTTTCAGCTAGCAGGCACTCCACTGCTCGGTATAAGGAGAATCCAGTACAGACGTTGTCACTTTACACAGTgatttgttgtcattgttaaGTGTTATTATTGTCCAGTTGACTTCTCTGTGTTTATCTTCTCTCAAAAATGTTGTGGTTTGTCGGTGTCTTTTTGAATATATGGACTTGCCTTAAGTCAAACGTCAGCCATGAAAAATGACTGGACCGGTTGCAAAAAAGCGACCTCTTCTATGGAGATCAACTTTCAGTGAAAGGATGATGTTAGCCCAGCTCCCAGTACTCACTGACCCTCCCCTAACACACTGATAACACTCAGTCCACTCACTCCTACTGGATACACATTTACAAAGAGGTCACAGATATTTTGTCTAATTCATTTAAAGACAGAACAATTTCAGAAAAACGTTACTCGAAGAGGAGTAAGTGGTGCATTTTTTGGTGggtgttcatgttcatgtgcagattaatacacattAGGTGTGCTAtagtatttacagcagcaggataGTACATGTGGAAATGACTCACTGGAAAAATCTGTCATCCTGTGAAAGGGtgttgattttggtcttttcagaGGATAAAATCTGGTTGCCAGCTTTATCCTTTAAGGTCTCAGGATGGCCTTGGAGTTAGTCTTTAGCGTGAAGGGGACTTGATCCTTGTATGCAGCCATATATGCTGAGGTACAGTAAGACGCACTAAATCCCAGCCCGATCTTGCGCCGTCTCTGAAACACTGATGACAGTTGTGGCGTTTGTGAATTGCACGAAGATGACGTTGGCTTCAAGCTGAATGGGGTGACTGCTGGTCTGATGCTATGCACAGCGTCAGGCAAATCCTGTTGGACTTAAATGTGAATGTATAAACTTTTCCTCCTCATCAGATAAGCCTCATAACGAGTGTGTCGTAGCCTGGTTTCATTCACAAACCTGAACgcacacagaaaagaaacaatgtCATCTGCTGAACTGGCACATTTGTGGCTATATGTCGTAAATTGCAATGatgctgtatttttgtgtgataAATGTATATACCAAAAGAGCATAGGAACTAGTCTACTTTTAACATTGGAAACAATGTTTGTTGACAGTGAAAGTacagctatttatttattcatgcagTGTCTATAAGAGTATAGTTGTAAACGTATGTGAGGTGAGTTGAATAAATTATGTGATTTAGCACAGGCACAATTtggtttttctctctctgtgttcatACTTGTATTATAACACTGTACAGATGACATATTcacatgttttgtatttcacacaCGTCAGCTTCAATTATTGTTTGTTCCCAATTATTTCATAAGATATGGAAATATGGATATggatggatatgtgtgtgtgtgtgtgtgtctagggTTTAATCTAGAAGTTGCTGCCTGCACAGATGCATCAATCAAAACGCCCACCTCAGAATCTTATAACTGTCACAACTGTCAGTGCTGTcaatctttctctttcacacaaacaaacacacacacacacacacacacatatccaacaCTGACCCCTGGCCGAAGGAGGAAACCttcaaattgtgtttttccttgTAGTATTAAACTCCTCCTCCCaagcagaaataacaaaagGTGATAAGAATTAAATCTTttgatctttgtgtgtgtgtgtgtgtgtgtgtgtgtgtgtgtgtgtgtgtgtgtgtgtgtgatcgaaAGAAAATTTctttattactgtgtgtgtgtgtgtaccataAAAGTCTGGGAACACTctttattaaaacatgtttgGGAGTTAAActaatgggggaaaaaaagaaagaaactgcgACTGGCCAAGTTCAAAAGAAAAACGTGGTCCCATGCATGTCAAATCGTGTCATTACTGACCAGAGTGACATGTCTTTAACGTCATACAAAACCATATTTATAGGTTGATGAAATCTCTTCGATAGACAACAGCAGATGTGTAGGCACTGAGCAGCACAAATCTTCAGTCAAGTCCTAAACTTGGTGTTCTGAGTTCTAAACCTCTCAGTATGCATCAAATTATGGTTAATTCAGCCATTCGAGTCACTTCTATGACAATCGCTTTTGCGCGTTTCAGTCATGCCAAATTAAACTGTGACTGTTATGTTTCAGTCTCTAAAACCGATACGGGGGGAGTTTCAGAAACAGTTGAGTCAGGTGTTGATGCTCCACCTCTCACTGTTGCTCCCCCATCTTGGAGGAATCACGTATGCGCCCTCCACGCCTCCAGACAAACGCCTAACAGCAAGCTATtattctgtgtgtctgtgaaaagATATGGAGACGTGTGAGCAGGTGCAATAGTTATTAGTGTAAGTGCCAGTGAAAGATGTCATAATGTCAGAGGATTTGCCTGCAGGTGACAGACGCGAGGTTCCTCTTGTGTTATGAAAATTACAACATGGAgtgtttaaagtgtgttttcatctatctatctatctatctatctatctattaatgtgtttcatgatttttttata is a window encoding:
- the LOC124067223 gene encoding high-affinity choline transporter 1-like isoform X1; this encodes MYNFIDSGIVNFFIQWPPVCLPSINVSFHSGGLFFAKPMRSRGYVTMLDPFQQLYGERMGGLLFIPALMGEIFWSAAILSALGATLSVIVDINISMSVVISALIAIFYTLVGGLYSVAYTDVVQLFCIFLGLWISVPFALSNPAVSDIIVSAKEAIYQSPWLGKIEPEDKWLWADNFCLLMLGGIPWQVYFQRVLSASSATYAQVLSFLAAFGCLVMAVPSVLIGAIGASTDWNQTTYGSLPPKDKDQSDMILPIVLQHLCPPYISFFGLGAVSAAVMSSADSSILSASSMFARNIYQLAFRQSASDTEIVWVMRITIFVFGALATAMALLTGSVYGLWYLSSDLVYVIIFPQLLSVLFVKGTNTYGSVAAYIVGLLLRIGGGEPYLKLPPFIYYPGWVVQEKIHHLTGEVEHFVQQRFPFKSMSMVASFLANVVFSYLTKYLFESGMLSHKYDFMDAVVSKHSKEIMDKATLVSNHDSIILSEMAPVNQSLGASLAGTFTNTEVLSDDGSSSPEAFHNEK
- the LOC124067223 gene encoding high-affinity choline transporter 1-like isoform X2 — encoded protein: MRSRGYVTMLDPFQQLYGERMGGLLFIPALMGEIFWSAAILSALGATLSVIVDINISMSVVISALIAIFYTLVGGLYSVAYTDVVQLFCIFLGLWISVPFALSNPAVSDIIVSAKEAIYQSPWLGKIEPEDKWLWADNFCLLMLGGIPWQVYFQRVLSASSATYAQVLSFLAAFGCLVMAVPSVLIGAIGASTDWNQTTYGSLPPKDKDQSDMILPIVLQHLCPPYISFFGLGAVSAAVMSSADSSILSASSMFARNIYQLAFRQSASDTEIVWVMRITIFVFGALATAMALLTGSVYGLWYLSSDLVYVIIFPQLLSVLFVKGTNTYGSVAAYIVGLLLRIGGGEPYLKLPPFIYYPGWVVQEKIHHLTGEVEHFVQQRFPFKSMSMVASFLANVVFSYLTKYLFESGMLSHKYDFMDAVVSKHSKEIMDKATLVSNHDSIILSEMAPVNQSLGASLAGTFTNTEVLSDDGSSSPEAFHNEK